From one Gemmatimonadaceae bacterium genomic stretch:
- a CDS encoding beta-lactamase family protein produces MNGMTPRHLHRIGRTATAWLLCLPAASVAAQGSRAPEPAAVRAAFAERTADRTFRGLAAAWRDGDSIRFATAGVSGPGGTLMSPGIRVPLGEAGALLTAALFANLVAAGELAFDQPAQPLLPEPIRLPIRNGRSITLGDLALHRAGLPNQPPTTGGTVRQRLANAVNGVTLAGDIGSRYAYSQLGIDLLGAALATQLRMPLDAAVEARILKPLGLAGIRFSSGGSRAGEDASGHARDGTPLPLGPLPEGRWHASVSRLAQLAVAASDTVDGPLASTFALMMRTRSLGADPTLPVALGWRVLRLDGRDIYWHDALDVPGFALYLAIDPARQRMATVVSNTARPVDAIAGQILLGRVPRIAADPPRRLADTPRRPNRTARPRPARSTPRSRRPR; encoded by the coding sequence ATGAACGGCATGACCCCCCGGCACCTGCACAGGATCGGCCGGACAGCGACGGCGTGGCTGCTCTGCCTGCCGGCGGCGTCCGTGGCCGCGCAGGGATCCCGCGCGCCCGAGCCCGCTGCCGTCCGCGCGGCCTTCGCCGAACGCACCGCGGATCGGACCTTCCGCGGCCTCGCCGCCGCCTGGCGTGACGGCGACTCCATCCGGTTCGCCACCGCGGGTGTCAGCGGCCCCGGCGGCACGCTCATGTCTCCCGGAATCCGGGTGCCCCTCGGTGAGGCCGGTGCCCTCCTCACGGCAGCCCTGTTCGCCAACCTGGTGGCCGCCGGTGAGCTCGCGTTCGACCAGCCGGCGCAGCCCCTCCTGCCGGAGCCCATCCGCCTCCCCATCAGGAACGGCCGCAGCATCACCCTCGGCGATCTCGCCCTGCATCGGGCCGGGTTGCCCAACCAGCCGCCCACCACCGGCGGCACCGTACGGCAGCGGCTCGCCAATGCCGTCAACGGCGTCACGCTCGCCGGTGACATCGGCTCCCGCTACGCCTACTCGCAGCTCGGCATCGACCTCCTCGGCGCCGCGCTCGCCACGCAGCTCCGGATGCCGCTCGACGCCGCCGTCGAGGCCAGGATCCTCAAGCCGCTGGGGCTCGCCGGCATCCGGTTCAGCAGCGGCGGTTCGCGCGCGGGCGAGGATGCCTCCGGTCACGCCAGGGACGGCACGCCCCTGCCGCTCGGTCCCCTCCCGGAAGGGCGGTGGCATGCCTCGGTGAGCCGGCTCGCCCAGCTTGCCGTCGCCGCCAGCGACACGGTCGACGGACCGCTGGCCAGTACCTTTGCGCTCATGATGCGAACCCGGAGTCTCGGTGCGGATCCAACCCTGCCGGTGGCCCTCGGGTGGCGCGTGCTGCGCCTCGACGGCCGCGACATCTACTGGCACGATGCATTGGATGTGCCGGGCTTCGCGCTCTACCTCGCCATCGATCCCGCCCGCCAGCGCATGGCGACGGTCGTCAGCAACACCGCGCGCCCCGTGGACGCCATCGCCGGCCAGATCCTCCTCGGCCGCGTCCCCCGGATCGCTGCCGACCCCCCACGCCGCCTCGCCGACACCCCACGACGCCCGAACCGGACCGCCCGCCCGCGGCCGGCACGGTCCACCCCACGATCACGACGCCCGCGCTGA
- a CDS encoding S9 family peptidase yields the protein MIRRRLALVAALATPLAGALPAQAPVPPLTVERIFRSREFAAQGLPFVQWMKDGRSYLSVKTDIGGAMLVRVDAVSGAETVLMPAGTLRDASGTPIDVEDVTLSADETKALVFHSSVRVWRTNTRGLYHVADFATKTVTPLVATLAAAPLRQAQGPGFLAPGLGSGAADPNLQMFAKFSPDGRKVAFGRANDLWVKDLQTGTETRLTTDGSDDIINGTTDWVYEEELGLRDAFRWSPDSRRLAFWRFDQSAVPAYPIVDDMAPYPRVSVLRYPKAGDANSRVTIHVIGADGSNRHPLDVGPDTGQYITRMEWVDADSISVQRVPRHQVQLDLLLLSATSGAGRTVVTERDTAYVNSEGEAVTWLADHRRFLLRSDRSGWQQYYLYRRDGTLVGRITPDSMDVLDLLAVDLKAGAAYVQVAAPTPTQQQLLRVSLDGRRATRLTQGDGAHALLVSPTATFVFEAWSRLGVPPVVSLHSLPRMVKVRELTDNAAVRARLVAQDIQPPQLFRVPMPDGTALDAYRILPPGFDSTRRYPVLMHAYGGPAAPQVIDQWGGSRYLWHVSLAQQGYVVVVVDNRGAAFRGRDFRKATQLRLGLLETQDQLDAARWLGRQPWVDAGRIGFWGWSFGGYLASMVAAKGGELFRAVIAVAPVTDWRLYDTIYTERFMWTPQQNAAGYQETSPQLAVAGMRARFLLVHGTGDDNVHPQNSVQLIERMVRANRPMQQLFYPNRTHSLSGGNTSVHLYESLTRFIRENL from the coding sequence ATGATCCGTCGCCGTCTCGCGCTCGTCGCCGCACTCGCCACGCCGCTGGCCGGCGCACTTCCCGCCCAGGCCCCGGTGCCGCCGCTCACTGTCGAGCGGATCTTCCGCAGTCGCGAGTTCGCGGCGCAGGGCCTCCCGTTCGTGCAGTGGATGAAGGACGGGCGCAGCTACCTCAGCGTGAAGACGGACATCGGCGGCGCCATGCTGGTCCGGGTGGATGCCGTCAGCGGGGCCGAGACGGTCCTGATGCCCGCCGGGACGCTGCGGGATGCGAGCGGCACCCCGATCGACGTCGAGGACGTGACCCTCTCGGCCGACGAGACGAAGGCGCTGGTCTTCCATTCCTCCGTGCGCGTGTGGCGCACCAACACGCGCGGTCTGTACCACGTCGCGGACTTCGCGACGAAGACCGTCACGCCACTCGTCGCCACCCTCGCCGCTGCGCCGCTGCGCCAGGCACAGGGACCGGGCTTCCTGGCCCCCGGTCTCGGCAGCGGTGCCGCCGACCCGAACCTGCAGATGTTCGCGAAGTTCTCCCCCGACGGCCGCAAGGTGGCCTTCGGCCGGGCGAACGACCTCTGGGTGAAGGACCTGCAGACCGGCACCGAGACGCGCCTCACCACCGATGGCAGCGACGACATCATCAACGGCACCACCGACTGGGTGTACGAGGAGGAGCTCGGGCTGCGCGACGCGTTCCGGTGGAGCCCCGACAGCCGGCGCCTCGCCTTCTGGCGCTTCGACCAGTCGGCCGTGCCGGCCTATCCGATCGTGGATGACATGGCGCCGTACCCGCGGGTGTCGGTGCTCCGCTACCCGAAGGCGGGTGACGCCAACTCCCGCGTGACCATCCACGTCATCGGCGCCGATGGCAGCAACCGGCATCCGCTCGACGTGGGGCCCGACACCGGCCAGTACATCACGCGCATGGAATGGGTCGACGCCGACTCGATCTCGGTGCAACGGGTGCCGCGCCACCAGGTGCAGCTCGACCTGCTGCTGCTCAGCGCCACCTCCGGCGCCGGGCGCACCGTCGTCACCGAGCGCGACACGGCCTACGTGAACAGCGAGGGCGAGGCCGTCACCTGGCTCGCCGACCACCGCCGCTTCCTGCTGCGCAGCGACCGCAGCGGATGGCAGCAGTATTACCTCTACCGGCGTGACGGGACCCTGGTGGGCCGCATCACGCCGGACAGCATGGACGTGCTCGACCTGCTCGCGGTGGACCTGAAGGCGGGCGCGGCGTACGTGCAGGTGGCGGCCCCCACCCCGACGCAGCAGCAGCTGCTGCGCGTGTCGCTCGACGGCCGCCGCGCCACGCGGCTCACGCAGGGCGACGGGGCGCACGCGCTGCTCGTGAGTCCCACCGCGACCTTCGTCTTCGAGGCCTGGTCCCGCCTCGGCGTGCCCCCGGTGGTGTCGCTCCACTCGCTGCCGCGCATGGTGAAGGTGCGCGAGCTCACCGACAACGCGGCCGTGCGCGCGCGGCTGGTGGCGCAGGACATCCAGCCGCCGCAGCTCTTCCGCGTGCCGATGCCCGACGGCACCGCCCTCGACGCCTATCGCATCCTGCCGCCGGGGTTCGACAGCACGCGCCGGTATCCCGTGCTGATGCACGCCTACGGTGGCCCCGCCGCGCCGCAGGTGATCGACCAGTGGGGCGGCAGCCGGTACCTGTGGCACGTCTCGCTCGCGCAGCAGGGGTACGTCGTGGTCGTGGTGGACAACCGCGGGGCTGCCTTCCGCGGCCGCGACTTCCGGAAGGCCACACAGCTGCGACTGGGCCTGCTGGAGACGCAGGACCAGCTCGACGCCGCCCGCTGGCTGGGCCGACAGCCATGGGTGGACGCCGGGCGGATCGGCTTCTGGGGCTGGAGCTTCGGCGGCTACCTCGCGTCGATGGTGGCCGCGAAGGGCGGGGAGCTCTTCCGGGCGGTCATCGCCGTCGCGCCCGTGACCGACTGGCGCCTCTACGACACGATCTACACCGAGCGGTTCATGTGGACGCCGCAGCAGAACGCCGCCGGCTACCAGGAGACGTCGCCGCAGCTCGCGGTGGCCGGCATGCGCGCACGGTTCCTGCTGGTGCACGGCACCGGCGACGACAACGTCCATCCGCAGAACTCCGTGCAGCTCATCGAACGCATGGTCCGCGCCAACCGCCCGATGCAGCAGCTGTTCTACCCCAATCGCACCCACTCCCTCAGTGGCGGGAACACCTCGGTGCACCTCTACGAGTCGCTCACGCGCTTCATTCGCGAGAATCTCTGA